CATGATAGAAAACCGTTGGTCGATGAGAGTGGAAGTCCCGTAGCCAAGGAACCTCGTTTGCCCAAGCGTAAAGTCGCTGTGATGATAGGCTACTGCGGGACTGGCTATCACGGCATGCAGTACAACCCACCAAATCCCACTATTGAGGCTGAGCTGTTCAGAGCGTTTGTCGAAGCGGGTGCCATATCCAAGGCCAACTCgaatgatttgaaaaagaaTGGATTCATGAGAGCTGCCAGAACGGATAAGGGGGTCCACGCAGGTGGAAATTTGATTTCTCTGAAGCTTATCATAGAGGATCCTGAGATAAAGGAAAAAATCAACGAAAAACTGCCTGATGGAATTCGTATTTGGGATATTGAGAGAGTTAACAAAGCATTTGATTGTCGGAAGATGTGTGGATCGCGGTGGTACGAGTACCTCCTCCCAACCTATTCCCTCATCGGTCCCAAACCAGGCACCATCTTGCATAAGAGCATCGAGGACAGCAAAATGGAATTGCCAGGTATCTTAGATGACGATATCGAGTCCAAAAAGTTCTGGGAAGAATTGAATAACGAAGCTCACGAGCAATTTACCGAGAAAGAACTCGAGGAGATTAAGTCGTATGTTCCCCCTGCTAGGGAGGTTTTTGATGGTAGCGACGAGCTCTATTTGAAAGTAAAGAAATACAAGCAGTTGGAGAACTCACATAGAAGAAAATACCGGATCTCTGAGgaaaagctcaaaaagTTTGCGGCAGTTATGGAGCAATACCTCGGTGCACACAACTTCCACAACTTCACGCTTGGTAAggatttcaaagattccaGTGCAATCAGATTCATGAAGGAAATTAAAGTTTCCCAGCCGTTTGTGATTGGGGACGCAAAGACTGAATGGGTTTCTATTAAGATTCATGGTCAGTCATTCATGTTACACCAAATCCGCAAAATGATCTCAATGGCAACGCTTATTACTAGGTGCGGCTGTCCAACAAACCGCATCTCCGAGGCCTATGGTCCGCAGAAGCTCAATATCCCCAAGGCGCCAGCGTTAGGTCTTCTCTTGGAATCGCCAGTATTTGAAGGTTACAATACAAGATTAGAAAAATTTGGCTACAAGCCTATTGACTTTTCCAAGTATCAAGCCGAGATGGATGCtttcaagatgaagcaCATCTACGACAAAATTTATAAGGAGGAAGTCGATGAGAATGTCTTCAACGCGTTTTTCAATTACATCGATAACTTTGACAGAGTAACAGGGGCGCAGGGTTCTCAATCAGATGAAAAGACCGGAAACGCTGTTCAAAAGAGCGTCTTCGAGTTTCTGACCGCAAGAGGCATTTCAAACAGCACAGAAGAAAACCATCAATCGCTAACGAAATCCGCGGAGGAGCTAAGCGATGACAAGCCTGCTGAGTCGTGAAAGCGTTAACCTTGAATCAAGCATCAAGAACGTTTGCAATGTACAATTAATGGATATAGAATAATCAGAATTCGATAATATGTGAACTATAGGAGCTTACGTCGAAAGTGACccgaaatttttcattcaAAGTCAATAGACTTGATGGTACACGCAGATATCGAAGACCGTGGTCTGCAAAACTGCAATTGAGCCCTTATTGTCGCCTGGTTGGCATTACCGAGATGCTTAAACTTCAATATAGGCAACTGTTCACTACCACGGTAGCGAAAGCTGCGGCCCCTGCGCGTGGCAAGGCGCAAGGTTTCGCCAAGAAAGCATCAGGAAATAGGGCAGGGGCCAAGAGAATTACTAATGACACACTCTACAAGAATTGGGCTGACACTGTGAGTTTCAGCAAACTGAATCAGTATGCGCTTCCTACTGAAATCCCAACCTTCAATCCGAAAGAATTGGCTAGCTCTCTGAACAGAGTATCGTCATACTCGAATAAACACTACAGATCTCTTTACCATTTAGGTTCCTTCCACAAGAATCAATTCAATGAGCTCTTCCCAAAACCAGTATCTCTAATTCGTAAAGATAGCATAGGCAAGCTGATAAATTTACTGCAGACTGGCGATCACAAAACATTTGTCCTTACTGGAGAACCAGGTGTAGGAAAGAGCACTTTATTGGCACAGCTTCATGCATTTGGATGCGATTCTAACAACATAATCATCCATATATCCTATCCAGAACTGTTTCTCAATGGTCGCAGCGACTTCTTTTATGACGACAAGTTAAAGGAATACGTGCAGCCCATGTACATGAAGAAACTACTCAGAAAGATTTTAAAGtcaaatgatgaaaacattTTACGCTCTTTGAAACTAATTTCGGACTATAAGTTCCCTAATGCCGATCCCAAAGATTCTGCCATCAAGAAGCATATTTCACTGATCAAAGGTAAGAACACCTTATTTGACTTACTTTCCATTAAAACATTGGGTCGCAACCGCGGagagcttttcaaagcCGTCATCTCTGAATTGGCTGGTCAAAAAAGTCATCCAGTTCTTTTCACAGTTGATAACTTTTCGCGTATATTGACAGGACCTGTCACAAGCTATAAAGATGCCAACAACAAGAATATTAGCATTTTTGAGTTCCAACTTGGCAAGACCATTCTTGGAATTGTAAGTGGAGAAATCTGCTTTCCTAACAAGAACAGTGCTTGTGTGCTAGCAATTTCTGGCGTCGACAGAACAAATAGAACTCTTCCTGTCGCTTTAGGTAAGATTCCAGAGGACGTATATATCAAAAGATATCACTACGATCCACAGCTAGCGGAGATTCTGAAAAAAGGCAAAGTTCAGGAATTCGAAGTTCCAAAGTTGACTAAGGAAGAAGTAAGAGAATTAATGGACTTTTACTTCAAATCAGAGATACTATTGGAGTCTGATTCCGAAAATAACTCACTCGACAAGCTCACAGATGAGAAATACTTCTTGAGTGGAAACGGTAATCCACGGGATCTTCTAAAAAGCATCGTTCTAATGCATACATGAAGTAAGACACTTTGCAGATTTCTGTTGGTTTTCCTTGCCTGTAAATAATACAAAAAACCTCTCTATTTACTCAGAccaatcatcatcatccacatAACTAGGTTCTGTCTTTGATGCGGGTTGATCAGCTACGGCTTTATTCTGACTGGGGTGTTGCTGCAAAGGCTTCGTATGGTTATTGCGGCCATCCCCTACGTTTCTTTCCTCCCATCTTTTTTTTATCTCGGGAACCACTTCTGCGAGGTCTTCAACTTTTACTGAATCGCTTATACTTTCCAGCACTTTCTGCACGACGGAAGTGTGATTACCATTCAGTTTGTCGTCCCTAAATCGGAGCATCTTCCATGCCCCGGTCTCCTGATCTTTATAGCATTCTACAGTTCTGCCGTTAAGTGGCTCTTCCAGACTCTTTAACTCTTGCCACTTTTCATCGCTAACATCTAACTCTGCAAATTTTTTGTACGTTCTTTGTAGtatttcaagctctttcttgctaAAAGGGCGGTCAAAGTTCTTAAGCTTTGAGTTGACGTCTGCACCACCCTGCCAAACGTACAAGTCAAATATGGGTTTCGCATCGTAGTTGTAATACCATCTCTCAGGATCCTTCTTAGGGAGCGATTCATCCTCCACCATGGGGATTCTTAAAATCAGTTTAAAATCAACAGAGTTTTCATCCTCTGGCTTCCACTTCAGCAGATTAGAGTCCTTACCTCCTATAGTGTATGGCGCCTTTACCGGCGTAAAAATCAGACCATCAGATTGGTGTGGTAGTTTGTCCAGGCTATTGACCACTTTCAGTAAGTCGTAACCGAAGTTCATATGCTTCATAGAGAGTTTGAATGGAAATGTAACGCACTTGTCACCAAACAGTGATCTTAAATCGTAGTACGGTTTGAAGAATTCCTTGCCCAAGTGAGCCAATCTCGAGCTCGTAGGTGAAGGCGTGATGCACCTACCATTGATTGCTAGACAATCAAACATCAAGTACCTCAGTTCCTTTACCTTTGTCATTGGATTTGTCTGGATCACCAGTTCTCCGTCAATCAACGTACCGTCCTGGAGTGTTTCGAGTAGTTCCTTCTTATCTTTGCGAGGAAGTCTCGGAAACCGGAATCCATTCACAAGATAGTAATTATTCTCTCTGTCGATCATAAAACAGCCCTGCTCTCTTGTCACTGGATTAATCAAAATCAGCATCAATGCTCTCAGACCATCAGTCTTCTCACACACGTAGTAATCTTGTGAAAAAAGCTTCTCATCAATGTCTGAATGCTGAAACGACACTGGTTGCGATCCAGGGAATGTCTTGGCTGGTTTTGGTGAGTTTAACAGCTTGCatatcatcatcctcaaaTCTTGCGTGACGTTGGCAGGCTGAATTATACCTGGGATTTCCGGTGAAGTTCTTGAGTCCATCTTAGTAGCATCAAACTTTGCCCAGGAATCTGCGTCTTCTGGTTTGCCCTCTCTGCTTGGCTTCGATTGTAGTGTTAAGCAACAGTTAATAAATTTATTAGTACCAGCAAGATCTCTTACTGACAAGGAACAAAAGTAGGCTAAGATGGCGAATCCATATGATGCTGCTCTGCCCAAGAAGAGGGCAGCATCAAGAACCGTTAACTATAGTGAAAGTGATGCTGATGCTGAATTGAGCCTGAGGCTGGAGGCTCTGGAGAAACGAAATGGGTTGGGTGATACCAAGGtgaagaaggcaaagagAGAGGATTCAGGCTACAGGTATCAGGCCTTTCTGGACGATAAGATGACCAGCTGGAATTTTGTACCTAATTTACCTCCGTCATTCAGGAAAACAAGCAGGTTTTCGAACTTCATCGAGCTGGAAGGCTCGACGGTTAACGTTCAAAGACAATGCCTGTTTAGCACGGAAGGTGAGATTTTGAAAGTCGATGATACGATCTACATGGTTTCCGAACCTCCTGGGGAGCCCTACTACATCGGTCGGGTAGTGGAGTTTCTCTGCAGGCCAGAGTTTCGACATCTTGTGAAGGAGCTTATGAAATACACAGCTGAGATACCATCTAAGTATTTCGAACTGAAGATGAATTGGTATTATAGGCCAAGAGATATCCATAACCATACGAAAAACGTCAGCTCACGTCTGGTGTATGCTTCACTGCACCATGATATCTGCCCCATTACGTCTTATAGAGGTAAATGCACTGTGATACACAAGAATGAAGCGCCAGGAACATTGCACAGCCAGCTGGAGCTGATCACTAAGGACAACGTGTTTTATTACGATCAGCTTTACGACCGACACACCTTGAAATATTACGATGTCTATCCCACTGATACTTTGCTGAATCGGGTGGACAGCAAATCTCCATTCCTCTAttatcttttcaaaagatttTATCACGTATATGTGGAAGAGGGTTATCCGTTTCACAAGGTGCTGAAGAGGTACTTTCTCATAGATGACAACAATCTGGAAACTGACAACTCTTGGGATAACCGCTGTACTACATGCAAAGAGTGGTGCAACAACTCTCAGTTTCTGAAGTGCGATGAGTGTGACTGTGCTGTGCACTTGTCATGTATGAACCCGCCACTGACTAGGAAACCGAATAAGGGAGTAATCTGGCTTTGTTATCTATGTCTAAGTCGACAAGAGGGCTCATCGGAGGCACTGCACGAAGTGGAGAGGGAAGAGAAAACGATGAGATCACTCATCCTtgaggagaagagaagactGAATCACCTTGCTAACTCTCGAGTGCAAGAAAAGCTTCCGATCAAGCGAGAAAGCGCATGGTACCAGTACGTTGGGCAGCATATGATCTGTTCTATGGAGGATCTGTTAGATACTGACTTGCTTTTACCTTATCCTTTCAAGACGTCTCGAATTGGTCCTAAATATCAATGGTCTGGATGCAATGATCAGGAGAATTGGCATGAGATGCCCTATCAAAACCAGCAATCAGATAATCGAGGGACTTCTACTAGTGCAGAACTAAACTGGAAGCTGGATGAATCAAAAATAAgcgctgaagaattggagGCTTATGTTAGTCATTGCAAACAAGAATTTGCCCCCAGATTAGAAATGATTCCTGAAAGCTGCAATTTTCTCGAcatgattttgaaaatcCTGATGCTATGTGACTACGACGAATCTTCGGCTTTGAATATCTGTGAGACTGATCTAACCAGgatcaatctcaaagaGCCGACCTTTACACCTGAAGAAATCCACCAATTTGAAGAGGGCGTGGCCAAGTACGGCAGTGAACTGAATCATGTCAGCGACTGTGTCCCCACTCAGTCTCTTTCGATGGTCGTCAGATACTATTATcaatggaagaagacaCCGAGCGGCCGTGAGATTTGGGGAAACTTCAAAGGTAGATCTAAGAATAAGCTGAGTAAGATGCCCAAAGATATTCGCGAATCTACTCACAGGAAGTCTCTCAGGGAGAGGAAGCTGACGAAACTGGCAAAGGAGAGCAGCGCATGCAACTTCCAGCGCCAAAGCAGGTTCATAGATGAGTCGTGTTTTGATATTGAGAATATGCCCATCCTCAAGAACTACTTCAGGTGTCTGTTTTGCCTCATAGACTTTTCACCGATGTGGTATAAAGTCACCGATGGctttgatgaagacgacATTGAAGCGCAACAAaatcttgctcaaagaCCGCCAGGCAGAGCA
The sequence above is drawn from the Torulaspora globosa chromosome 5, complete sequence genome and encodes:
- the RSM23 gene encoding mitochondrial 37S ribosomal protein mS29 (ancestral locus Anc_6.227) gives rise to the protein MLKLQYRQLFTTTVAKAAAPARGKAQGFAKKASGNRAGAKRITNDTLYKNWADTVSFSKLNQYALPTEIPTFNPKELASSLNRVSSYSNKHYRSLYHLGSFHKNQFNELFPKPVSLIRKDSIGKLINLLQTGDHKTFVLTGEPGVGKSTLLAQLHAFGCDSNNIIIHISYPELFLNGRSDFFYDDKLKEYVQPMYMKKLLRKILKSNDENILRSLKLISDYKFPNADPKDSAIKKHISLIKGKNTLFDLLSIKTLGRNRGELFKAVISELAGQKSHPVLFTVDNFSRILTGPVTSYKDANNKNISIFEFQLGKTILGIVSGEICFPNKNSACVLAISGVDRTNRTLPVALGKIPEDVYIKRYHYDPQLAEILKKGKVQEFEVPKLTKEEVRELMDFYFKSEILLESDSENNSLDKLTDEKYFLSGNGNPRDLLKSIVLMHT
- the SNT2 gene encoding DNA-binding E3 ubiquitin-protein ligase SNT2 (ancestral locus Anc_6.229), with the protein product MANPYDAALPKKRAASRTVNYSESDADAELSLRLEALEKRNGLGDTKVKKAKREDSGYRYQAFLDDKMTSWNFVPNLPPSFRKTSRFSNFIELEGSTVNVQRQCLFSTEGEILKVDDTIYMVSEPPGEPYYIGRVVEFLCRPEFRHLVKELMKYTAEIPSKYFELKMNWYYRPRDIHNHTKNVSSRLVYASLHHDICPITSYRGKCTVIHKNEAPGTLHSQLELITKDNVFYYDQLYDRHTLKYYDVYPTDTLLNRVDSKSPFLYYLFKRFYHVYVEEGYPFHKVLKRYFLIDDNNLETDNSWDNRCTTCKEWCNNSQFLKCDECDCAVHLSCMNPPLTRKPNKGVIWLCYLCLSRQEGSSEALHEVEREEKTMRSLILEEKRRLNHLANSRVQEKLPIKRESAWYQYVGQHMICSMEDLLDTDLLLPYPFKTSRIGPKYQWSGCNDQENWHEMPYQNQQSDNRGTSTSAELNWKLDESKISAEELEAYVSHCKQEFAPRLEMIPESCNFLDMILKILMLCDYDESSALNICETDLTRINLKEPTFTPEEIHQFEEGVAKYGSELNHVSDCVPTQSLSMVVRYYYQWKKTPSGREIWGNFKGRSKNKLSKMPKDIRESTHRKSLRERKLTKLAKESSACNFQRQSRFIDESCFDIENMPILKNYFRCLFCLIDFSPMWYKVTDGFDEDDIEAQQNLAQRPPGRAINGRPKNNLEKVDALCIRCARLWRRYGVRWEPPLEVLKRLNNNNNSSFLNSLAAILDETNMNILKTEPQQAGDKLVEWELVQDAELLARQRLALTHEPGSFSKYKRHSASNRSRLYKMVKRPYDSESYRTENMIKELENMLAEHAGNPYR
- the CEG1 gene encoding mRNA guanylyltransferase (ancestral locus Anc_6.228), which gives rise to MDSRTSPEIPGIIQPANVTQDLRMMICKLLNSPKPAKTFPGSQPVSFQHSDIDEKLFSQDYYVCEKTDGLRALMLILINPVTREQGCFMIDRENNYYLVNGFRFPRLPRKDKKELLETLQDGTLIDGELVIQTNPMTKVKELRYLMFDCLAINGRCITPSPTSSRLAHLGKEFFKPYYDLRSLFGDKCVTFPFKLSMKHMNFGYDLLKVVNSLDKLPHQSDGLIFTPVKAPYTIGGKDSNLLKWKPEDENSVDFKLILRIPMVEDESLPKKDPERWYYNYDAKPIFDLYVWQGGADVNSKLKNFDRPFSKKELEILQRTYKKFAELDVSDEKWQELKSLEEPLNGRTVECYKDQETGAWKMLRFRDDKLNGNHTSVVQKVLESISDSVKVEDLAEVVPEIKKRWEERNVGDGRNNHTKPLQQHPSQNKAVADQPASKTEPSYVDDDDWSE
- the PUS1 gene encoding pseudouridine synthase PUS1 (ancestral locus Anc_6.226) is translated as MSRRERIKHDRKPLVDESGSPVAKEPRLPKRKVAVMIGYCGTGYHGMQYNPPNPTIEAELFRAFVEAGAISKANSNDLKKNGFMRAARTDKGVHAGGNLISLKLIIEDPEIKEKINEKLPDGIRIWDIERVNKAFDCRKMCGSRWYEYLLPTYSLIGPKPGTILHKSIEDSKMELPGILDDDIESKKFWEELNNEAHEQFTEKELEEIKSYVPPAREVFDGSDELYLKVKKYKQLENSHRRKYRISEEKLKKFAAVMEQYLGAHNFHNFTLGKDFKDSSAIRFMKEIKVSQPFVIGDAKTEWVSIKIHGQSFMLHQIRKMISMATLITRCGCPTNRISEAYGPQKLNIPKAPALGLLLESPVFEGYNTRLEKFGYKPIDFSKYQAEMDAFKMKHIYDKIYKEEVDENVFNAFFNYIDNFDRVTGAQGSQSDEKTGNAVQKSVFEFLTARGISNSTEENHQSLTKSAEELSDDKPAES